One Triticum dicoccoides isolate Atlit2015 ecotype Zavitan chromosome 4B, WEW_v2.0, whole genome shotgun sequence genomic window carries:
- the LOC119292665 gene encoding leucine-rich repeat extensin-like protein 5, which yields MRRTPTTPTHPLPPSQLWIQMESRPQPSVSSWPLHELPLPPGAQAASRPRPRQERIRDTVPRPRTCPAAPSEPPAEAVLRHPMLFFASPHAPKAGNRLPASKFSASTSRAACTLAKPDSQPWSPSSPRRFNSAAAPSSSGARARAQARPRPTSLCRSVRRPWCRDPPLSCPASLCSRAAWVDVVSAPKPLTLRQGTTISSHACAPVLQPSPPHAAGTLAPRGRIQPVPGRRKPPHCLCAPASSLSRSRPPLVFPPRPSL from the exons ATGCGCAGAACTCCCACAACGCCCACCCATCCCCTCCCTCCTTCCCAGCTCTGGATCCAGATGGAATCGAGGCCACAACCGAGCGTCTCCTCATGGCCTCTTCACGAGCTCCCACTGCCGCCTGGAGCTCAAGCTGCCAGCCGTCCAAGGCCTCGCCAGGAACGGATCCGCGACACCGTGCCTCGTCCTCGCACATGCCCGGCCGCGCCATCGGAGCCCCCCGCAG AGGCAGTGCTCCGCCACCCGATGCTGTTCTTCGCGTCGCCCCACGCTCCCAAAGCTGGGAACCGGCTCCCCGCCTCCAAGTTCTCGGCATCGACGTCCCGTGCTGCCTGCACCCTCGCCAAGCCCGACTCGCAGCCGTGGAGCCCGAGCTCGCCAAGGCGCTTCAACTCCGCCGCCGCGCCATCTTCTTCAGGCGCTCGAGCACGAGCACAAGCTCGCCCGCGCCCCACCTCTCTCTGCCGCTCCGTCCGCCGCCCGTGGTGCCGTGACCCGCCACTGTCGTGCCCTGCATCGCTCTGTAGCCGCGCCGCCTGGGTCGATGTGGTCAGCGCTCCCAAGCCGTTGACCCTGCGCCAGGGGACGACTATTTCCTCCCATGCGTGTGCGCCCGTGctccagccctcccctccccatgcTGCCGGCACACTCGCGCCACGGGGCCGTATCCAGCCTGTGCCTGGACGACGGAAGCCCCCCCACTGTCTGTGCGCTCCGGCCAGCTCCCTGTCGCGCTCGAGACCTCCTCTAGTCTTCCCGCCGAGGCCTTCCCTGTGA